A window of Bactrocera dorsalis isolate Fly_Bdor chromosome 4, ASM2337382v1, whole genome shotgun sequence genomic DNA:
TTCAGGCTTTGATCTAAAATTTAGATATAATGATTACACATTTGGCTTGGCTTTTTCCTCATATacccattatattaattttatcctCTTTGGTTGAATTTTCCTATATCACATACGGACaatcaaaaatgtaaaacaaagcTTTACTGAACTTTACTAGTACCAGAAATGCTCCTCTACTGAGTCCTCTTCCAACCAATCTTCTCGAATGAAATCAACTGCCTTTTCAGCTATCATTATTGTAGCGGCATTTATGTTGGCGCTGGGAATTTGTGGTATGATGCTGGCATCGGTTACACGCACATTACCACAACCGTCCAAAAGCAAACGTGAATTCACACAACTCGTCTCATCCGTTTCGGGTGCCATTTTTACCGTACCAGATACGTGATAAGTAGTAGAGGAGAAATACTTCATATAGCAACGCCAGTATTCATCGCTTTGAGGTTCGTGGGTATCACATTCATCAATGGGCGGAAGTAGTAAAGTGGCATTCATTGCCCTATAGGCTGAAGTCTTCAACAGTTGCTCTTGGAAACGCATAGCACGCAGTAAGGTATTCATGTCTTCAGGTTCGCTGAAATAGTTTGGTATCAGTTTAGGCGTATCCTTGTAATCGGTGCTGCGCAGACGTATCTGTCCCTTAGACTTTGGATGGGAGAGTATATTGAGCACAATCAAAATGTCAGCAGTTTCTAATGCCTTGAGAAGTGTGTTTTTGAAAACGTCGTTAAAATCAGGACCATTTAGCAAAAGCTGTAGTTCAGCAAAATTTCCACGTCTATAAAAATAGTGGTGGACTGATATATCTGGATAGGGACTATTTTTCAGCGTATTTACGAAACCTGTTAGCGAAGCGCTGCCCTGAGCGCTTAACGGACCTTTCCGATAAATGAGATAGTTAAAAGTGCTATTTAGGGAATCTTCCTTTGTCCACGCACTCGATTTGTTCTCATTTAATTTGAAGAAAGTCAAAATATGAACATGATCTTGCAGATTATCACCAATGGGCAAATCATGTATAAGCGGTATATTCAAGTCAGCCAAATGTTTTGCTGGTCCAACACCAGACAACATCAACAGCTTTGGTGAATCTATTGCACCCGCCGACAACACCAACTCCTTGCTAACGTCAACTTTCAGTTTGTATTTATCTTGCAGTACGAAGCTCACTGAGTGTACATTTTTGCCGGTCTTATCGAAATTTAGCTTCGTCACTCGCGCATTTTTAATCACTTGCAAGTTGGGTCGGTTTGCGACTTGAGCGAGATGTCCCTTTCCGGTGCTCGTGCGCCGTCCATTCCGAGTATTGCCCGGTATGTTGGAATACCCGGTCTCACTGCCTTCGGTGAATACGTGAACACGGGGTATGCCCAACTCTGCACTACCTGCATAGATCATTTGTTCTAACTCCGGATCGGTGACTGGAAAAGTGTTGACTGTTACATAACCCTGGGGATGTTTGTCACTACCCACTTTGCGTACGGAACGTTCAAAATACGGTAACACATCGTCCCAACCCCAGCCTTCATTGCCAGCTTTAGCCCAACGGTCGTAATCACGACGGTTTCCACGCACATAAAGCATGTTATTAATAGCACCTGTGCCGCCAATCATTTTACCGCGTGGCAAA
This region includes:
- the LOC105233458 gene encoding glucose dehydrogenase [FAD, quinone]; the protein is MLYLKEVMSTHYLFRVTMSNLLGNQCAAQSVGTFNNLVTTLIQTLLVAQCEISSLWPKDYAVHALEHGLDTYDFVVVGAGSAGSVMASRLSENPNWKVLVLEAGGDPPQESEVPNLSLALQHTNYTWNYLTEYSDNACWGFVDRRCYLPRGKMIGGTGAINNMLYVRGNRRDYDRWAKAGNEGWGWDDVLPYFERSVRKVGSDKHPQGYVTVNTFPVTDPELEQMIYAGSAELGIPRVHVFTEGSETGYSNIPGNTRNGRRTSTGKGHLAQVANRPNLQVIKNARVTKLNFDKTGKNVHSVSFVLQDKYKLKVDVSKELVLSAGAIDSPKLLMLSGVGPAKHLADLNIPLIHDLPIGDNLQDHVHILTFFKLNENKSSAWTKEDSLNSTFNYLIYRKGPLSAQGSASLTGFVNTLKNSPYPDISVHHYFYRRGNFAELQLLLNGPDFNDVFKNTLLKALETADILIVLNILSHPKSKGQIRLRSTDYKDTPKLIPNYFSEPEDMNTLLRAMRFQEQLLKTSAYRAMNATLLLPPIDECDTHEPQSDEYWRCYMKYFSSTTYHVSGTVKMAPETDETSCVNSRLLLDGCGNVRVTDASIIPQIPSANINAATIMIAEKAVDFIREDWLEEDSVEEHFWY